Proteins from a single region of Budorcas taxicolor isolate Tak-1 chromosome 11, Takin1.1, whole genome shotgun sequence:
- the NSMF gene encoding NMDA receptor synaptonuclear signaling and neuronal migration factor, whose amino-acid sequence MGAVASRRRALRSEAMSSVAAKVRAARAFGEYLSQSHPENRNGADHLLADAYSGHDGSPEMQPAPQNKRRLSLISNGRYEGSLQEEAASGKPAGEGPQPRVYTISGEPALLPGPEAEAIELAVVKGRRQREQRPHHHSQTLRASPGGSHEDVSRPCQSWAGSRHDSKECPGCAQLAPSPAPQAFGVDQPPLPEAPGRRKKLERMYSVDRVSDDVPIHTWFPKENLFSFQTATTTMQAISVFRGYAERKRRKRENDSASVIQRNFRKHLRMVGSRRVKAQTFAERRERSFSRSWSDPTPMKADTSHDSRDSSDLQSSHCTLGEAFEDLDWETEKGLEAVACDTEGFVPPKVMLISSKVPKAEYIPTIIRRDDPSIIPILYDHEHATFEDILEEIEKKLNAYRKGARIWKMLIFCQGGPGHLYLLKNKVATFAKVEKEEDMIHFWKRLSRLMSKVNPEPNVIHVMGCYVLGNPNGEKLFQNLRTLMTPYRVIFESPLELSAQGKQMIETYFDFRLYRLWKSRQHSKLLDFEDVL is encoded by the exons ACCACCTGCTGGCTGACGCCTACTCTGGCCACGACGGGTCCCCCGAGATGCAGCCGGCCCCTCAGAACAAGCGCCGCCTCTCCCTCATCTCCAACGGCCGCTATGAGGGCAGCCTTCAGGAGGAGGCTGCCAGCGGGAAGCCGGCCGGCGAGGGCCCCCAGCCCCGCGTGTACACCATCTCAGGGGAGCCGGCCCTGCTGCCCGGCCCGGAGGCCGAGGCCATTGAGCTGGCTGTGGTGAAGGGGCGGCGGCAGCGGGAGCAGCGCCCCCACCACCACAGCCAGACCCTGCGCGCCAGCCCAGGAGGCAGTCACGAGGACGTCAGCAGGCCCTGCCAGAGCTGGGCGGGCAGCCGCCATGACTCCAAGGAGTGTCCCGGATGTGCCCAGCTCGCCCCCAGCCCCGCTCCTCAGGCCTTTGGGGTGGACCAGCCGCCTCTGCCTGAGGCTCCCGGCCGCCGCAAGAAGCTGGAGAGGATGTACAGCGTTGACCGAGTGTCTG ATGACGTCCCCATCCATACCTGGTTCCCCAAGGAAAACCTCTTCAGTTTCCAGACAGCAACCACAACTATGCAAGC CATCTC GGTGTTCAGGGGCTACGCAGAGAGGAAGCGCCGGAAACGGGAGAATGATTCCGCGTCTGTAATCCAGAG GAACTTCCGCAAACACCTGCGCATGGTCGGCAGCCGGCGGGTGAAGGCCCAGA CGTTCGCCGAGCGGCGCGAGCGGAGCTTCAGCCGGTCCTGGAGCGACCCCACCCCCATGAAAGCCGACACCTCTCACGACTCCCGAGACA GTAGTGACCTGCAGAGCTCCCATTGCACCTTGGGCGAGGCTTTCGAGGACCTGGACTGGGAGACTGAGAAGGGCCTGGAGGCCGTAGCTTGTGACACTGAGGGCTTCGTGCCACCCAAGGTCATG CTCATCTCCTCCAAAGTGCCCAAAGCTGAGTACATCCCCACCATCATCCGCAGGGACGACCCCTCCATCATCCCCATCCTCTAC GACCACGAGCATGCAACCTTCGAGGACATCCTGG aggaGATAGAGAAGAAGCTGAACGCCTACCGCAAGGGGGCCAGAATCTGGAAGATGCTGATTTTCTGCCAG GGTGGCCCAGGACACTTGTATCTGCTCAAGAACAAGGTGGCCACCTTCGCCaaagtggagaaggaagaggacatGATCCA CTTCTGGAAGCGGTTGAGCCGCTTGATGAGCAAAGTGAACCCTGAGCCGAACGTCATCCACGTCATGGGCTGCTATGTCCTGGGGAACCCCAATGGGGAGAAG CTCTTCCAGAACCTCAGGACCCTCATGACTCCGTACAGGGTCATCTTCGAGTCGCCCCTGGAGCTGTCGGCTCAAG GGAAGCAGATGATCGAGACCTACTTCGACTTCCGGCTGTACCGCCTGTGGAAGAGCCGCCAGCACTCGAAGCTGCTGGACTTTGAGGACGTTCTGTGA